Genomic DNA from Cucumis melo cultivar AY chromosome 10, USDA_Cmelo_AY_1.0, whole genome shotgun sequence:
caaaatttttctatataatttatttttcttttagccccttgtcaatatattttttttttgtgacagTTGCTAACAGTTTTTTAGTGACGATGATCTATAAATGTAAGTATCTATCATTGTAGATAAATAATTAAGAAtttaagagagaaaaaagatgaagatctttaaatgttaaaaattttTATGACAATTTTTCAACATCCAACCTTGATACGTGATTTATAAAGAAAACACGTTTCAATGTTGTTATTTGTTTAAGAAATATTCATATAATGTTATCTATGACATTTTTCCGAATGTTCCAAAAATTCCCTTAGAGTATAAGTTCTTTAGGATTACAAAAACTAAGACATGAATATAGTGTACATGTTAACCTAGAACACAAGTTTGGATCATCATATCATTGTGACCACACTATTTTCATAATTGAACATCATATCCTTACATTCTTCTTCCATCCGTTAAGATAAAGAGGACCTCAAAATTTCTCTACAAATAGTATAATAATATTGTCCACTTTGAGTATCACACCATAACCTTCTTTCGAGACTCAAAATATCTCCACAGTTTCATGACATTGTCCACTTTGAACATACACTTTCATGTTTTCCTTTCAGTACCACACTAAAGAGTTTCGAAATAGTTGTCTTCACTTATATATCTCATATCATCCACTTTATCTAATCGATGTAAGACTTTTGATCGTTAATTCTTATTTCATTAAAGATAAATCTCTATAAAACTCGTCTCATACCGACAAACAAACATATTTAGTtgaaagagttttttttttttttttttatgaaattaacaTCATAGcataaaatgtaaaaatgaaaataaagagAATAAGAAAAGGTAGATTATGTGTTTCCGTTATCTTGGAATGGAATATGGCCGACACTTGATAAATCCGTACAATCCATttgaataaatataaaaaaatggaaTGGTCAAAGCCCCCAAGAGGAGGAAAATGAGAGGAGGAGAGTGaagataagaagaagaaaaaaaagtcaataatatatacattaataaaataaaattattaatatatcaATTTAGTCTCCAGCCTTATTCACCCCTTCCCCCCTTTTTTTTCCCATTCTCCAATTTCAATTCTATATAGTTTCAATTTAATCTCCAAtgcttattttattttattaacatcagtaaaaattatattttttaaaaaaattaaaaattaaaaattaattaaaggagAACGACTTTTACAAAGTATAGCAAATTTTTCAAATGATATATATAAAGGGTTTGATAAATTTTACCCTATTAActaaaaaattcataaaatatagtaaaatattacaACGTATCAGTGATTTATCATGATAGACACATATAGTAATATATTTTGGTATATTATAAATCTActgtaatatttttttaaaaaaatgttatcatttaaagtaattttgcaaattaaaattagaacaaagaaagaaaaaaaagaaagaggggGGTGGAGGGGGCTGTTTAAATGGAGACAGTGGACGTAGGTACAGGGATTTGTTCGTACATTTTGTTTGTGGCTGCCACTCCCCCACTCCCCTTCCTCCCCCCACTCCCCATTTGCCACTCTACACTACGCAGTACGCACCCTTCTTCTTTCGCAATGCAACCCCCCTTCAACACACACCGCCATCTTCTTCccatcttctctttctctttttatcCTTTTCTTTTGTTAAATAAAATTCAATCCATTCTTTTTTAGTGCTTTATAAGTAAATTTACTTTCATTTAACAATTTACTTTTTGagtcctttttttttattattattattattattaatataattatccAATGGTGCCCTACGTTATTTTAAAGCTTTTGTTTATATCATATTTCTTAATAGAACACTTAAAATCTAGTGTATGTATTACAATTTACACATCACTAAAACATCTTGTTAAAtacattcaattttttttttaaaaaaaatgattgctTTTAATGGATTTAAGCTTGTGAAAGTGtacgataaaaaagatttgactttaaaaaaagaaaagaaaaacaaaatatgaaaGTACTGTTTTTGTAAAGTGTTGTTGGAGTTTTTAGAATGATTTGACTGGATGTCGTTATAAAgaaactcaatcaaatcaactaaaaaaaacCCACCATTTTTATCCCTGTTTTTATTGTCCTTTATTTTCCTCAATTATTGGCATTAAATGTTTTGGTTCCAACAAACCCAAAAGTAAAATTGAACGCACGAGCAAAGCCGTGAGTACTGCCCACTGCCCACGCCGCGCCCAACTGCGACCAACGCAACACCCATAGTTCAAAATATCTCAATCTATGTATATGTTGCATATACTTTTATAAAGTCGACGAATTTACATTTACGTAAGAATTTTGTAGGTTAAAATGTCgaacaaattaatttttatgtACAACTTTTCGGTGTTAACCATGTTAACGTCGTTGGTTTTAAAAATTAACCAATACTATTAACCGATAAGAATTTGTTGGAAAATGATTGTAATCAAGAACACTTTGCTAAAAATACAGCACCAAGAAAGAAAATGTCTATGGGTGAAGTGACATCTCCTTTATTCTTAAATGGACTGAAATatctatttaaaatttgtttataGATCACAAAATTAACGAGTGGTTTTGAATTCACGAAACTATAATTGAATTACGTTAAAATATTCAAGGTGGAAAAATCGATATGGACAAGCACGAAAAGTTTATTTTCCTCGTAGTATAGTATATTATCGACAAGCTATCTACAACAACTTTGATATtgatattaaaaattaaacgTAGTTTTAATCTggaaattataatttttttttatacaatacGTGGATCGAGAAAATTGAACCGACTTCGAGGTTAATGtatcatattcaaaattaagTCCATAAAATGAAATGTTCTATATCGATATACAAGTAGTCAGGAGTTTTTATTCGAATAAACCTCTCATAAGGGTCTTAATTATGATTGATGATCCGCCCCATGTAAACTTATGCgatatataatcttttgttaTGTCACaatctattattattttctttaatgtATCGTGTTAGGAATAACAACATATATCATTATAACATGAGAGGGACATCCGTAATGCGATGATATAACCTAATGTGGATTGAAAGCATAAGATTTTCGTatgtaatataattataatattagaCTTACAAAGAGTAAAAATGGTGGAAGTCTtatcaagaaaataaagaaaagtggGTACATTGATCATAGACCTCTAGTCATGTTTTTATCGTACAATTTGACTATTTTCAAATTGACATATCTTTGAagttataaataaaataaatcaatttaatttcaaaCATAATCATTGTATAGTTTTTCTCATTTTGGTTGTTTAAGGTTTAGGTTTCAAAATTTAGATGAAAATCTCAAAGTTTAGTAATAGAATTTAATTGTcttagagaaaaataaattaattaatatgtcATTTTATAAAATTACATTATAACTAGCAAAATAGAAGAAGGTGAGttcataaattaaaatatttatgctataactataaatattctaaattttatatgtatataaaaaaaatgacctTTAAGAATGTAAAGTATACtgtatattatttttcttaaatatttgacaaaatactAAGTGTATGTTTGGTGACAAtttcgttttttatttttagattttgaaattaaatcAGTTTTCAATTCGTTTATTATaatcattcaaatattttttaactataaaagttgaatttttagttaaattttaaaacttattcTTTTGCGTTcaaatttgatttgttttaaaagatatcGATGAAAAAGTTGATAAGAAAGCATTACCTATTGAAGTGGAAGTAGTGGTTataatattgtttttaaaaatccaAAAAGTAAATTAGTTATCAAATTagatctaaaaatatttatttaatttaatatactATTTTGGTTCTTCTATagatttcattttaaaaaaaccgaaaaataaattagttataaatataaaaaagtggagAGAACATGAGCTTAGCTCAACGGTCTATATACCTAAGAAAAAGAGATCCCGACATCCCGAGTTGTACTAAAAAAGGACATTTTCATAATTCTACACCATTTAAAAATGGTTATCAGTATAATAAATTGTAGCATAATTTAAGTCGTTGAAGATGGATGCCAAGACAAGCACGAGTAATTGATTGCCAGGGTTGGCTATGCAAAGTTGGTTGTTGGAGATGTCGTGTGAGTGATAATCAAAAGCTGAAATTGATATGAGTCGTGGTGAATTGATAAAATATATCGACTCAACTTCACGAACCTTTAAAGTTAGTATGTTATTATATAACTTATTTCAGGTCGGTGAACCAAATACTCTAAACATTTTATGAAACTATAGAGATTGAATTTATGATAAGAAGTGTgacaaaaaaatgaataaaagaagGAAAGGGCAAACATGAAAAGGTTGTCTAAGCAGACCACTTTGGAGAGAAACGGAAGCCATTGGAGTACGATATGTAATTGATGTTTTAAAGTTGTTGAAGTACGCTTGTCTTCATCTTGTTCGTCCAAATCCTTGAAGCAATTGATTACAACAATGGAGTTGGAAGCTGATTTTCCAGtttaaaaaggaaacaaaaaaagcCACCGATTAAATAACTACATCTTCATTTCAGAACTGCGACCTCCAATTCACTTCTTCTACTTACATCTGGATTCGATGTGACACTGAACTTTAAACCACCCTTTCTCCCACGCTCTTATCCAACCAAAAAGAAGGTATGTAATTGTTTTAACAACAATTATATATTCTGTTCTGTTTTATCTTTCCATGAAATTCCGATTAGTTTAGTAATTGtatggagagaaaaaaaaagtttggttTCGTAAAGTAGGTCATACGAGACTTTGTTAATTGCTATCAACTTTTTGATCTAATCTTTGTTGTAAACTAAACTAATTTGCAAGTGGGTTTCAAGTAGAAGAGGcgaaaagaagaggaaagattAGATAAGCAAATGGGAAAAAATTGGATTAAAGTATTTATGTGAATAATTTATTGTTAGAACTATGGGAAAGCTTGACTTAGGTGTGCTATTGCGGACACTTGGTGGAGTCGTGTGCTTAAATAATCATTTGGATAACATTGGAGCTTATGACATTAAGAGAAATTTTTCTGTTCCTTTTGGAGTTTCTCGACTTTATTACTTTAAGTATGATAAATGGGTGGAGAGGAAGAAGATTGACACGACTTTTTTAAtccaagtttttctttttttattggGTTGGTATACGGTACAACAATTATGCTTTTTCAACGTTGAAAGAACACATCCAAGTTTAGGACAAGGTTTAGTATTTCTTGTTATGACGCATGCAAGTGAATGAAACAAAAAGGGAAAAATGCAACCACAGCCAATCAATATGAATGGAATGGTAGCCAACGCAAAGCCAAATTTTTGGTATGGTTTTATGCATATACTTCACAGACAAGGTTTTTGATGAAATGCTTCAGAGAAATAGATGAAGCAGCGATTTAGGTAAATGATGCAAACAACCTAAATGGGTCCCTCCAACCCAATATTTTCAGTGCTTAATGAGTCATCAGAAGTCTAATTAAATTGGTTATCAGAACTTAAAAATTGTTACTTGAGAATTTGCCTTTTTGTAATAACTTTTACTACGTCATTGGTTCATAAGGTCAGGTGTTATTGGCTGCTTGAGTTTAATGCATTATGCTTCTGTAGTCTGGCGGTGAGAATCCCAAAGGAAAAGTTCTCGCCTGAGATTGACTTTTATCACCATTAATCTtttgttttaacttttgaaTTGTTTCACCCATGACATGATTTCTCCTGTCACTTATGAGCATATATGTATATGACAAATGTGCCTGCGCGTGTTTATATCCACATTAGTTGCATATCAAGCACCATATAAAAGCACTAGAGCTGCACACTAATAGGGTCATTGTAATAATTTGTTTAAACCTTATGCTCATGTAAGCCTCCTAACAACTGTAGCTTTACTTTGCTAAATTGGCCCACTTTTCCAACTTTATCATCCTATAAAAACCCATCAGTCCTCCTGCTCGTATTCCTTGTCTTACCATCAGTAATCTGCTAGACAAACCCTCTGAAGCCACCACTATCAAAAGAATTCCAAATATGCTTCCTGGTGAAATATCTGGCATCCAGTTTTTTCCGTCCGAAAACTCTTTTCAAATTCCTTCAAACATTGACATGATGCAGAATAGCTTTCAAACTCTCCATCATTTCAATGGCTTCTTAGGCAACCTCCCGATGTCTCACGTCCCCCATCCCAGCCATGAATTCCTTAAACAATCCTCAAGTTTTAGCTACAACTCAACATCTGATGATGCAGAGGAACAACAAAAGAGTATTATTGATGAAAGAAAGCAGAGGAGAATGATTTCTAATAGAGAATCAGCTCGTAGATCGCGGATGAGAAAACAGAAGCACCTTGATGAGCTTTGGTCTCAGGTACTTCGGCTTCGCACCGAGAACCATAAACTGATAGACAAGTTGAACCATGTATCTGATAACCACGAAAAGGTTCTTTTGGAGAATGCCAGGCTCAAGGAAGAAGCCTCCGATCTTCGTCAGATGCTCAGTGACCTGCAAATTGGCAGCCCTTACACTCCTTGCTTGAGTAACCTCGAAGATATTCCCTGCAACACTGCACA
This window encodes:
- the LOC103489213 gene encoding basic leucine zipper 43; protein product: MLPGEISGIQFFPSENSFQIPSNIDMMQNSFQTLHHFNGFLGNLPMSHVPHPSHEFLKQSSSFSYNSTSDDAEEQQKSIIDERKQRRMISNRESARRSRMRKQKHLDELWSQVLRLRTENHKLIDKLNHVSDNHEKVLLENARLKEEASDLRQMLSDLQIGSPYTPCLSNLEDIPCNTAHMRAESSSCQSIANSIDNLLH